A window of the Cicer arietinum cultivar CDC Frontier isolate Library 1 chromosome 6, Cicar.CDCFrontier_v2.0, whole genome shotgun sequence genome harbors these coding sequences:
- the LOC101497444 gene encoding gamma-interferon-responsive lysosomal thiol protein-like isoform X1 yields MVSPKLPITIILVLLFFTYEFEGSSYSSRSQIDNAMVPLPPIDYEKVNLSIYYESLCQSCAIFIVKNLDEIFNNELINIVNLQLVPWANSHLNKTNNSISCQNGPDECDLNSLESCALNVWPDVNIHYGLIFCFEFLAIDGKNKMWKNCFNQLGLPLVPFIDCFNSGNGTKLGEKYINETAKLFPLHSFVPWVVVNDQPIEKDYANFTYYVCKAYKGVSIPAACNVSLNAIEK; encoded by the exons ATGGTTTCTCCAAAACTACCTATCACTATTATATTAGTCCTTTTATTTTTCACCTACGAATTTGAGGGTTCATCTTATTCTTCTAGATCACAAATTGATAATGCTATGGTTCCACTTCCACCAATTGATTATGAGAAAGTTAATCTATCAATATACTATGAAAGTCTAtgccaatcttgtgcaattttcattgtTAAGAATTTGGATGAAATATTCAACAATGAGCTCATTAACATTGTTAATCTCCAACTAGTCCCTTGGGCCAATTCCCATCTCAACAAAACCAACAATTCCATATCATGTCag AATGGGCCAGATGAATGTGATCTAAATTCTTTGGAATCATGTGCCCTCAATGTTTGGCCTGATGTG AATATACATTATGGTTTGATATTCTGCTTTGAGTTTCTGGCAATTGATGGAAAAAACAAGATGTGGAAGAATTGTTTCAACCAACTGGGTTTGCCTTTGGTGCCTTTTATCGATTGCTTTAATAGTGGAAATGGAACAAAG CTTGGAGAAAAGTATATTAATGAAACAGCAAAACTTTTCCCACTTCATTCTTTTGTGCCATGGGTGGTGGTGAACGATCAACCTATTGAAAAA GACTATGCCAATTTTACATACTATGTATGCAAAGCTTATAAAGGTGTTTCTATTCCAGCAGCTTGCAATGTTTCATTGAATGCAATTGAGAAATAA
- the LOC101497110 gene encoding ethylene-overproduction protein 1-like has product MQHNIFATMRSFKIMDGCKGSQVYSLHHPSAGGGSTGIGEKLLQQLHDHIKTQTFRTKSGHHFQSSNQTHSEVVSEGSLLPYGLPMTDLLEPKIEPILKPVDFVETLAGLYNKMDNCLETDRCEVYLEHCSFFRGSSDAKLFRRSLRSARQHAMDVHTKVVLASWLRYERREDELVGSSSMDCCGRNIECPKATLVANGYDPQLVYDRCCCCRDRGEEEEEEKEDFMKLVDDQECSTSEEDEADGDMSFCIGDDEIRCGRFNMASLSRPFKTMLYGEFIESRREKINFSKNGVSVEAMRAAEVFSRTKSLTSIEPNVVLELLSLANRFCCEEMKCACDTHLASLVCDLEDASLLVEYGLVETAYLLVAACLQVFLRELPGSMQCSSFVKLFCSPEGRDRLAMAGHASFVLYYFLSQVAMEEEMRSNTTVMLLERLVECAKDGWEKQLAFHQLGVVMFERKEYKDAQHWFESAVDAGHVYSLVGVARAKYRRGHMFSAYKLMNSLINNYKPVGWMYQERSLYCHGKEKMMDLISATELDPTLSFPYKYRAVSLLEESRIGPAIAEINKIIGFKVSSDCLELRAWFLIAMEDYEGALRDVRAILTLDPNYMMFYGNMHGNHLVELLSPVVQQCNQADCWMQLYDRWSSVDDIGSLAVVHQMLENDPGKSLLRFRQSLLLLRLNCQKAAMRSLRLARNYSTSDHERLVYEGWILYDTGHREEALAKAEESISIQRSFEAYFLKAYVLADSSLDSESSKYVIHLLEEALRCPSDGLRKGQALNNLGSVYVDCDKLDLAADCYMNALNIKHTRAHQGLARVYHLKNHRKVAYDEMTKLIEKAWNNASAYEKRSEYCDRDMAKSDLSMATQLDPLRTYPYRYRAAVLMDDHKEAEAITELSRAIEFKPDLQLLHLRAAFYDSMSDYASTVRDCEAALCLDPNHAETLELCKKARERINDQK; this is encoded by the exons atgcaGCATAACATTTTTGCAACAATGCGTAGTTTTAAGATTATGGATGGGTGCAAAGGTTCTCAAGTTTATTCTCTCCACCACCCTTCTGCCGGCGGAGGAAGCACCGGAATCGGAGAAAAGCTTCTCCAACAACTCCATGACCATATTAAAACTCAAACATTTCGTACAAAATCTGGTCATCATTTTCAATCATCAAATCAAACACATTCTGAGGTTGTTTCTGAGGGTTCTCTTCTTCCTTATGGGCTTCCTATGACAGACCTTCTTGAGCCCAAAATTGAGCCCATTTTAAAGCCTGTTGATTTCGTCGAAACCCTCGCCGGACTTTATAATAAGATGGATAATTGTTTAGAGACTGATAGGTGTGAGGTTTATTTGGAGCATTGCTCCTTTTTCCGCGGCTCATCCGATGCTAAATTGTTTCGCCGGAGCCTGAGGTCAGCACGACAACATGCTATGGATGTCCATACCAAAGTCGTGCTGGCTTCCTGGCTCCGGTATGAAAGGAGGGAGGATGAGCTGGTTGGCTCGTCTTCGATGGATTGTTGTGGGAGGAATATTGAATGCCCTAAGGCTACTTTGGTGGCGAATGGGTATGATCCCCAATTGGTTTATGATCGATGTTGTTGTTGTCGTGATCGTGGGGAAGAAGAGGAGGAGGAGAAGGAGGATTTTATGAAGTTGGTTGATGATCAAGAATGTTCTACCTCGGAAGAGGATGAAGCAGACGGGGATATGTCGTTTTGTATTGGTGATGATGAAATTAGGTGTGGTAGATTCAATATGGCTTCGCTTTCGAGGCCGTTTAAGACAATGTTGTATGGCGAATTCATTGAATCGAGGAGGGAGAAGATAAATTTTTCGAAGAATGGGGTTTCTGTTGAGGCAATGAGGGCTGCTGAAGTTTTTAGTAGGACTAAAAGTTTGACCTCGATTGAACCTAATGTGGTTTTGGAGTTGCTCTCTCTAGCGAACCGGTTTTGTTGCGAGGAGATGAAGTGTGCCTGCGACACTCATTTGGCATCGCTTGTTTGTGATTTAGAAGATGCCTCATTGCTCGTCGAGTATGGACTTGTGGAGACTGCGTACCTTTTGGTTGCGGCTTGCTTGCAGGTGTTTCTGAGGGAGTTACCCGGTTCAATGCAGTGTTCGAGTTTTGTGAAATTGTTTTGTAGTCCTGAGGGTAGGGATAGGCTGGCTATGGCGGGGCACGCGTCGTTTGTGCTTTATTATTTCTTGAGTCAAGTTGCCATGGAGGAAGAGATGAGGTCGAACACAACCGTGATGCTGTTGGAGAGATTAGTAGAGTGCGCGAAAGACGGATGGGAGAAACAACTTGCATTTCACCAATTAGGCGTTGTTATGTTCGAGAGAAAAGAATACAaagatgcacaacattggtttgAGTCGGCGGTAGACGCAGGGCATGTTTATTCGTTAGTCGGAGTTGCAAGGGCAAAATATAGACGCGGTCATATGTTTTCGGCGTATAAGCTGATGAACTCGCTTATTAACAATTATAAGCCTGTAGGATGGATGTATCAGGAAAGATCTTTGTATTGTCATGGGAAGGAGAAAATGATGGACTTGATATCTGCAACCGAATTAGATCCAACACTTTCGTTTCCTTACAAATACCGAGCCGTTTCTTTGCTTGAGGAGAGCAGGATTGGACCTGCCATTGcagaaataaacaaaataattggTTTCAAAGTTTCTTCTGACTGCCTTGAATTGAGGGCTTGGTTTTTGATTGCAATGGAGGATTACGAAGGAGCGCTAAGAGATGTTCGGGCGATTTTGACATTGGATCCTAATTATATGATGTTCTATGGGAATATGCACGGTAATCACTTGGTAGAATTACTCAGTCCTGTTGTTCAGCAGTGCAATCAGGCTGATTGCTGGATGCAATTGTACGACCGGTGGTCCTCTGTTGATGATATCGGTTCGTTGGCTGTTGTACACCAGATGTTGGAAAATGATCCAGGGAAAAGTCTTCTGCGTTTTCGACAATCTCTCCTTTTGTTGCG GCTAAATTGTCAAAAGGCAGCGATGCGTAGTTTGCGGCTGGCTAGAAATTATTCTACTTCTGACCATGAAAGGCTTGTCTATGAAGGATGGATATTGTATGACACCGGTCACCGTGAAGAAGCGTTGGCAAAGGCCGAGGAGTCTATTTCTATTCAAAGATCATTTGAAGCTTACTTCCTCAAAGCTTATGTGTTAGCCGACTCAAGTCTCGATTCCGAGTCTTCAAAGTATGTTATCCATCTCTTGGAGGAAGCTCTTAGATGTCCTTCAGATGGTCTTCGGAAAGGACAA gCACTAAATAATCTTGGGAGCGTCTACGTAGATTGTGATAAGCTGGACCTTGCAGCCGACTGCTACATGAATGCACTCAACATCAAGCATACGCGAGCACATCAAGGATTGGCACGTGTATATCATCTTAAAAATCACCGCAAAGTTGCATACGATGAGATGACAAAGCTAATAGAAAAGGCTTGGAACAATGCATCGGCTTATGAGAAACGGTCGGAGTATTGTGATCGTGACATGGCAAAGAGTGATCTAAGTATGGCAACACAGTTGGATCCTCTAAGGACTTATCCTTACAGATATAGGGCAGCAG TTTTAATGGATGATCACAAGGAAGCCGAAGCAATCACAGAGCTTTCAAGAGCCATCGAATTCAAGCCGGATCTACAACTGTTACATCTTAGAGCAGCCTTTTACGATTCAATGAGCGATTACGCTTCAACTGTTCGAGACTGTGAAGCAGCCCTTTGTCTTGATCCTAACCATGCCGAGACGCTTGAGCTTTGTAAAAAAGCACGAGAACGGATTAACGATCAAAAGTGA
- the LOC101505257 gene encoding uncharacterized protein, which produces MDNSKRHRKLNLNAPIMSTRRIGSGAADTSSSLGKVQNTSQRVPFSWEKEPGKPKDLEMNGLELPPSCHCCFLRKEQCCLSYFPRKELDDQSYIGYCCDEEDDVFSLSEALDIVQRKSECDNNNGLKLKLAECNGYQSPTYLINRFLPDATALAASSVLHFTNNFKEKVCDSSYAYGSSSSPKGCGLEDFLPRLTMKHNQQNFKQKKYRSSVYIPCTNVEKDVL; this is translated from the coding sequence ATGGATAATTCCAAACGTCATAGAAAGTTAAACTTAAACGCACCAATCATGTCAACAAGACGCATTGGTTCTGGTGCTGCAGACACATCAAGTTCATTAGGTAAAGTTCAAAACACAAGCCAAAGAGTTCCGTTTTCATGGGAGAAAGAGCCTGGAAAACCAAAAGATTTGGAGATGAATGGTTTAGAATTACCACCCTCCTGTCATTGTTGCTTTCTGCGGAAAGAACAGTGTTGTCTCAGTTACTTTCCGCGGAAAGAACTAGACGATCAATCTTATATCGGTTATTGTTGTGATGAAGAAGACGACGTGTTTTCTTTATCAGAAGCATTAGATATTGTTCAAAGAAAATCTGAGTGTGACAACAATAATGGATTGAAATTAAAGCTTGCAGAGTGTAATGGTTACCAATCTCCTACTTACTTGATCAACCGTTTTCTTCCTGATGCTACGGCGTTAGCGGCTTCATCAGTATTACATTTTACTAATAATTTTAAGGAGAAAGTTTGTGATAGTTCATATGCTTATGGTTCTTCTTCTTCACCAAAGGGTTGTGGTCTTGAAGATTTTTTGCCTCGACTAACTATGAAGcataatcaacaaaattttaaacaaaagaaatatcGTTCTTCGGTATATATTCCTTGCACGAATGTGGAGAAAGATGTTTTATGA
- the LOC101497444 gene encoding gamma-interferon-responsive lysosomal thiol protein-like isoform X2, producing MVSPKLPITIILVLLFFTYEFEGSSYSSRSQIDNAMVPLPPIDYEKVNLSIYYESLCQSCAIFIVKNLDEIFNNELINIVNLQLVPWANSHLNKTNNSISCQNIHYGLIFCFEFLAIDGKNKMWKNCFNQLGLPLVPFIDCFNSGNGTKLGEKYINETAKLFPLHSFVPWVVVNDQPIEKDYANFTYYVCKAYKGVSIPAACNVSLNAIEK from the exons ATGGTTTCTCCAAAACTACCTATCACTATTATATTAGTCCTTTTATTTTTCACCTACGAATTTGAGGGTTCATCTTATTCTTCTAGATCACAAATTGATAATGCTATGGTTCCACTTCCACCAATTGATTATGAGAAAGTTAATCTATCAATATACTATGAAAGTCTAtgccaatcttgtgcaattttcattgtTAAGAATTTGGATGAAATATTCAACAATGAGCTCATTAACATTGTTAATCTCCAACTAGTCCCTTGGGCCAATTCCCATCTCAACAAAACCAACAATTCCATATCATGTCag AATATACATTATGGTTTGATATTCTGCTTTGAGTTTCTGGCAATTGATGGAAAAAACAAGATGTGGAAGAATTGTTTCAACCAACTGGGTTTGCCTTTGGTGCCTTTTATCGATTGCTTTAATAGTGGAAATGGAACAAAG CTTGGAGAAAAGTATATTAATGAAACAGCAAAACTTTTCCCACTTCATTCTTTTGTGCCATGGGTGGTGGTGAACGATCAACCTATTGAAAAA GACTATGCCAATTTTACATACTATGTATGCAAAGCTTATAAAGGTGTTTCTATTCCAGCAGCTTGCAATGTTTCATTGAATGCAATTGAGAAATAA